One Natronomonas gomsonensis genomic window, GGCGTTTCCGTGGGCGACCGAGAGGTCTCCCCCGACACCGGCGGCGGTGACCTCCCGCTTCCCGACGACGCCGGTGACATCGGCGGCGATTCAGGTGGGCTCCCCGTTGGCGATTCGGGCAGTCTGCCGCTTCCCGACGACGCCGGTGACATCGGAAGCGGCGACGGCGTCCCGACCGACCCGACCGAATTAGACAGCAGCTCCGACGATATTCCGCAGGAGCTTCGAGTTCTGGAGCAAATCCTCGAGAACGCGGAAATCAATCAGACGGGGCCCGAAGACGTTCCCATCGGTGACGAGAACGCACAGGTGAACGTCTGTGAGCCTCTCAACGTTGAATCCAGTGACCTTCCTGCCGAGGCCCTTCCCTCGATTCAGGACCTCCCGCAGGAGGCTGTCCCCTCTGGCGTTCCGACGAGCATTCTCTCCAACGACGCGGTCCTCGGCATCGCACTCGGCCTCGTTCCGGCGCCGTGTGACATCCAGACGCCGAACGACCCCTCGGTTGACCCGACCGACCCGCCGTCCGAGCCGGCTTACGACTTCGACGTTCAGCGCTTCGGACAGTACGAAGACGGCGGTGTCGCACTCATCACGTACGACGGTACCCTGAACGAGTCCGGTGAGGGTCCCGGTGTCTCCGGTATGCTCGGCGGTCTGACGACCTCGGAGTTCGGCGACCTCGACGGTGAACTCGTCGTCAACGACGGCGAGAACGATTACGGTGTCGACCCACGCGTCCGGTACAACGACGACAGTTTCGAGGGTGAAGCGGTACTCCTCATCTTCGGAAACCAGGCCGGCATCGACGGCGAGTGTAACGACCTCACGGAGTTCGACGGCGACTTCAGCGACGTCCAGGAGAACCCGCTCGGTCCCTGCGAGTACGAACTCGTCGGGCTCCCGAACGCCGTCGGCCCCGCTGACGCGGTTTCTATCATCACCAGCGCGACCGAGGGTGGCGCTCCGGGCCTGCCGGAACTCGGCGGGTCGGGACTCCCCACCGGCAGCGTGACCTCGCTGACGTCCGGTGGCCTCTAACTCCGAACTGACGAACTGACCGGATTTGTCGGTTGCTATCAAACGTTTCTTTTCGTCTGTTTCGGACCCGCTTCCCCGCGGATTCGTCATTTACGTATAAAGTCCCGTGCATGGGGGGCGTAACTGTAAATACGTTGACTAAGCTATCCACTGATAGAAATGGGAGAATCCAGCATAGCGAGAGCAACACTGTCCTGTCTCGTCGCCGTTTTGATGGTCGTGGGTTTCACGGCCGCGCCGGCGGCGGCGGTTGACGACGGCATCTCGGTGAGCGACGACGGCGTCTCGGTCGGACTTGACGGTAACGGAGTCGAAGTCGACGACGATGGCGGTGTCACGGTGGAGAACGATACTAGTGTGGAGTCGGTCGAAGACTCCCTTCCGGGAGAGGACGACGCGCCCGACGGTGACACGCTTCCGGACGACGGGGGCGATTCTGACCCGTCGGTCGACTACAGCGACATCCCGATAGAGGAGTCCCCGGTCGACCCATGTCGTGACCTCGGCGGCGATGTCCAAGAGAACGTGCCGTTCGAGCAGGTGCCGTGGTTCGATGACCTGCCGAAGCAGGCCCAGCCGCCGGGCGTGCCAACGAGTCTGATTACGCCGGAGGTCGTCGCGGGAATCGTCTTCGGTGCGACTCCGAACCAGTGCGATATTCAAGACCCCAACGACCCCTCGGTCGACCCCACGGACCCACCGAATGACCCGGGATACAGCGTGGAGAATCAGCGTATGGGCCAGTACCGTGACGGAGCAGTTGGATTGGTGTACTACGAGGTGACGGCCAACGAATCCGGTGAGGGTCTCGGTGTTTCGGGCATGGTCGGTGGTCTCACAACCTCGGAGTTCGGTGACATCGACGCGGAACTGACAGTCAACGACGGGGAGAAGGACTACACGGTTGACCCGCGCGTTCGCTATTTCGACGGCGGACGCACGGGTATGGCGGAGACGAACGTCGAGTTGCTCGGCACGCGACTCGGTGTCGTGATGGACTGCAACGGTGAGGAGTGCCAGCCGGGGACGCGTGGTCTCCCCGAGTTCCAGAAACCGCCTGCAATCCCTGCACCGACGGGCGAATAGGCTCTCGCGTTCTCTGCGTCGATTTTCTTGGTTTCACCGAAGAGCGCCCGCTGTAGCGACAGCCTTATACTGGTGTACGAATTTGTACATTATAGCGCAAAACTGGTCATTGGTGTCCACAATGAAAGAACATATTCGACGAGTTACTGACGGCGAAGACCTCTCGATGTCGGAGGCACGGGACGCTGCGGCGACGGTCTTCGAGGAGGCGACGGAGGCACAAATTGGGGCGCTGTTGGCGGGACTGCGCTCGAAAGGGGAGACGGAAGCGGAAATCGCCGGGTTCGCACAGGGGATGCGGGATGCGGCCCGACGCATCGACCCCGACCGCGAACCGCTCGTCGACACCTGCGGGACGGGCGGCGACGGCCACGACACCATCAACGTCTCGACGACGAGTTCCTTCGTCGTCGCGGGTGCCGGCGTCCCCGTCGCGAAACACGGCAACTACTCGGTGTCGTCGTCGTCGGGAAGCGCAGACGTACTTGAAGAAATCGGCGTCACCATCGACGCCGAACCGCCGGCCGTCGAGCAGTGCATCGAAGAGACCGGGATGGGGTTCATGCTCGCCCCTGTGTTCCACCCGGCGATGAAGGCCGTCATTGGACCGCGGAAGGAACTCGGGATGCGGACGATATTCAACGTTCTCGGGCCACTGACGAACCCGGCCGGTGCGGACGCCCAAGTCGTCGGCGTCTACGACGAGGCCCTCGTTCCCGTGTTGGCCGATGCGCTCTCGCAGATGACCGTCGAGCGCGCGCTCGTCGTCCACGGCGCTGGCCTCGACGAAATCGGTGTCCACGGGGAGTCGACCGTCGCCGAAGTCGATGGCGACGACGTGACCGAGTACACGGTCACACCGAGTGACCTCGGTGTCGGCACTCACGACCTCTCGGCGGTCGGCGGTGGCTCACCGACCGAGAACGCTGCGGACATGCGCGGTATCCTCGAAGGCGATGTCGACGGCGCGAAACGCGACATCATCCTCGCGAACGCTGGGGCTGCCATCTACATCTCCGGGGAGGCCGACAGCCTCGAGGCGGGCGTCGACGCCGCACGCGAGTCCATCGATTCCGGGGCTGCGGCCGCCCAACTCGACTCGCTGCGGGAGTTCGAGCCATGACGCGCGTGAAGGTCTGCGGGACGACGACCCACGAGGATCTCGATGCAGTGGTCGAGGCGGGAGCCGACGCCGTCGGTTTCATCGTCGACGTGTCGGTCGACACGCCGCGTGAGATCCCGGCCAAACGAGCCGTGGAGTTGGCTCGGGCCGCACCGCCGTTCGTGACAACGGTGCTCGTAACGATGCCCGAATCACCTGAGGAAACCGTCGAACTCGCGTCTCGCGTTCAGCCCGACGTGGTGCAGGTCCACGGCGAACTGACGCCCGGCGACTTGGCCTTTCTGTCGGCGAAGGTTCACGGCGATGTCGTGAAGGCCGTCTCCCCCAAATCGGCCCCTGCCTACGACACCATCGCCGACGCACTGTTAGTCGATTCTCTTGATGCCGACGGCGCTGGCGGGACCGGGGAAACTCACGACTGGGAACGGACGCGCGGACTCGTCGAGACGCTGGATTCGCCGGTCGTACTGGCGGGTGGGTTGACACCCGACAACGTCGCCGAGGCGGTCGAAACCGTCCGCCCGTTCGGTGTCGATGTCGCAAGCGGCGTCGAGAGCGGCCCGGGACGGAAAGATGCAGACGCGGTTTCGGCATTCGTTCGAGCCGCAGGGGGCCGACCGTGATTTCGAAAGACGAGTTCGTGGCGCTCGCAGGGGAGGGTCCGGTCGTCGTCCGGGCGGTGGAGAAACTCGACGTGACGCCGGAACCGCTCGTTGCCTACGCGGCGCTGACGGGCCGGACGACCGACGCCGACAGCGCCGACCACGCCTTCCTCCTGGAGAGCGCCGAGAAGGTCGCCTCCAGCGACCCCGACGGCGCATTCACGGCGGGTCACGGCGCGGACCGCCACGCCCGGTACTCCTTCGTCGGCTACGACCCCGCAGCGGTCGTCACCGTCGACGGTGAGGCCTCGGTCGACGTGATAGACGACCGCTACGAGGGACTGCTCGATCCCAACGGCGGCGACACGGTGGCCAAGCTCCGCGAATCCCTACCCGACGTTCCATTGCGGAACTTCCCCGAAACCGAACGACAGCAGTTACAGGGCGGACTCGTGGGCTTTCTCGCCTACGACGCGGTGTACGACCTCTGGCTGGACGAGGTCGGCATCGACCGACCCGATTCGCGATTCCCCGACGCGCAGTTCGTCCTCACCACGAAGACAGTCGTCTTCGACGATGCCGCCGGCACCGTCGAGTTGGTGTTTACGCCCGTCGTTCGAAAAGGCGAGGACCCAGGGGCGGTGTACGACCGACTTCGCGAGGAGGTCGACCGCGTCGAGTCGCTGCTTGCCGACGCCGAGGAATTGACGACGGGCGGCTACCGCCCCGTCGCCGAGCGTGCGGGACCGAAAGCCGACTACGAGGCCGCGGTCCGGACGGCCAAAGAGCACGTCCTCGACGGTGACATCTATCAGGGCGTCATCTCCCGGACGCGGGAACTCGACGGCGAAATCGACCCGCTCGGTCTGTACGAGGCCCTCCGAGAAATCAACCCCTCGCCGTACATGTACGTCCTCGATTACGACGACCTCACGGTCGTCGGTGCCTCCCCGGAGACGCTGGTGTCCGTCCGGGGCCGTGAGGTGATGAGTAATCCCATCGCGGGGACGTGTGCCCGCGGCACCAGCCCGGTCGAGGACCGACGGTTGGCCGGTGAGATGCTCGCCGACGACAAGGAGCGGGCCGAACACACGATGCTCGTCGACCTCGCGCGAAACGATGTCCGTCGGGTCGGTGAGGCCGGCAGCGTCCGCGTCGAGGAGTTCATGAACGTCCTGAAGTACAGCCACGTCCAGCACATCGAATCGACGGTGACGGGGACGCTCGCCGACGACTGCGACGCCTTCGATGCCACGCGGGCGGCGTTCCCGGCTGGGACGCTCTCGGGGGCGCCGAAGATACGGGCGATGGAGATAATCGACGACCTCGAACGGAAGCCACGCGGCGTCTACGGCGGCGGCGTGGGCTATTACTCTTGGACCGGCGATGCGGACTTCGCCATCGTCATCCGGACGGCGACGGTCGAAGACGGCGTCGGCGAGGGTGGGTCGGCCCGAATCACGGTGCAGGCGGGTGCGGGAATCGTCGCCGATTCGGACCCCGAAAGCGAGTTCGAGGAGACCGAAAAGAAGATGGACGGCGTCCTCGCCGCCTTGGAGCGAATCGAGGCCTCCGAGGAGGTTCCGCGATGACGCGCGTGCTGTTCATCGACAACTTCGATTCGTTCACGTACAACCTCGTGGAGTACGTCAGCCAACACGACGACACCGAAGTCGAGGTGTTGCGGAACACGGCATCCTTGGAGGAGGTCCGTTCGGTCGACCCCGACGCGATTATCATCTCCCCGGGGCCGGGACATCCGAAGAACGACCGAGACGTGGGCGTGACACTTGAGGTGCTCCGGGAACTGAGTCCCGAGGTGCCGACCCTTGGCGTCTGTCTCGGCCTCGAAGCGGCCGTCTACGAGTACGGCGGCTCGGTCGGTCGTGCGCCGGAACCTATCCACGGCAAGGCGTTCCCCGTCGACCACGACGGTGCGGGCGTGTACGCGGGACTCGAAGACGGTTTCCAGGGCGGACGGTATCACTCGCTCGTCGCCCTCGAGGTGCCGACGTGTTTCGAGGTGACGGCGACGACCGACCACGACGGCGAGGAGTTGGTGATGGGCGTCCGTCACCGCGAACACCCCATCGAGTGCGTCCAGTTCCATCCCGAATCGGTGTTGACCGCCGCCGGCCACGATGTCATCGCGAACTTCCTCGCGGATGTCTGACGGTATCGTCGTTCGCCGTCGAGGGAGCGACCTCGGTTCGATAGAGAACCCACTGTAGTGTGTGCCTCGCCCGGGTTTCGCGACTGTCACGAGTCATCAACACAGCACCGGAAATATATGACAGAATAATTCTATAAACTGTGAGTTAGACAGCAACCGCCTCGGTTCGTTTCGGGAGGTTGGCGTTCGTGTTGCTCGTTTCACCGACCGCCTGTCGGCTTTTTGCTGCCCATGAGTGCCGGGGAAAACCCCCGATTATTTCCAATGGAAACAACGGTTCAGTCTGGTGGTTCCGTTCGGCCAAATTTCACTTTCACCGCGGTCTATCAACCCTTATGAGAGTTGCCCCGAATGCAACTTGTCGTACGCGCACAGGCACGCGCAACTGCTGAGCCAGAAAACCAACACGTGCCTCCATCTCAATGTCGAAGCGTCGACACGAACGCCCGTCGAATGCCGCGGGTCATATGGCATTCGAGCACGAACACGCTACCATGACGATTTGCACCACCCATCTCGCTGCTGACGGAACTGTAGGGGAACCGACTACTTTCACACGGGGGGCTGAGTGATGTCCGGGGCGGACCTCTCCGCGGACGAACTGACGCTTCCGGTCAAGCGAACCGAAGGTGACTCCCTCGAAGAGCGCCTCACCGGCAACGCCTACCACAACATCCTGCCGGCGCGTTATCTCCGGAAGGACGCCAACGGCGACCCCGTCGAACAGCAGGAAGACCTCTTCGAGCGCGTCGGCAAGAACATCGCCCTCGCCGAGGCCGTCTTCGAGGCCCGAAAACGCGACGTCGAGGTGACGGTTATGCCCGAACAGCTCAAGCCCGACCATCCGCGCCGCGACGAACTCGCCGAGGAAGTGTTCGGCAAGGGCGTTTCCGCGGGCGATGCCGTCGAGACGGAACTCTCCATCTACAACGTCAACAAGTTCGCCTACGAGACGCTGGTCCCCGAACTTCCCGATGACATCCGGAGCCACGTCGAGGAGAAAGCCGACGAGTTCCAAGAGGCCATGGAGATGCTCTCCTTCATGCCGAACTCCCCGACCCTGATGAACGCTGGCGACGAACTCCAGCAACTCTCGGCGTGTTTCGTCGACTCCCCGGAGGACGACATCGACGACATCCACCAGACCGCAAAGGAGGCCGCACAGGTGTTCCAGAGCGGCGGTGGCATGGGGTATGCCTTCTGGCGGCTCCGCCCCTACGGCGACGCCGTCGGCTCCACCGGTGGCATCGCCAGCGGCCCGATTACGTTCATGCGAACGTACGACCAGATGTGTGAGACCATCGCGCAGGGTGGTGCCCGTCGCGGCGCCCAGATGGGCGTCATGCGCGTCTCACACCCCGACGTGATTCAGTTCCTCCACGCGAAGAACAAGGACGTCTCCCTCGCCGAGACGCTTCGACTCAACGACCCCGACGACTTCACGCACAACTCCTTCGCCGAAGCGCTCGAAGAGGCCCGCGAACTCATCGACGACGAGGGGCGTGTCCCCAAACACCTCCGCAACGCCGTCGAAGGCCACCTCTCGAACTTCAACATCTCCGTCGGCATCACCGACGAGTTCATGGAGTGTGTGAAAAACGGCGAGGAGTTCACGTTCACGAATCCCCGAACCGGCGAACCCCACGTCGCCACCCCCGAGACCAAGGAACTGTACGACATGTTCGGTCTGGGCGAACACGTTGAGGTCGGCGAGGTGCTGTCGGTCCCCGCCGAGAAACTGTGGAACCACATCGTCGAGGGTGCCCACGAGAACGGCGAACCGGGCGTCATCTACCTCGAACGGGTGAACAAACAGCACTCCTTCGACGTGGAGAAACACCCCGACCACCGCATCCTCGCGACGAACCCCTGTGGCGAACAGCCTCTCGAGGAGTACGAGGCCTGTAACCTCGGTCACATCAACCTCTCGACGCTCGCGGACCTCGAAACGCCGGACTGGCGCGTCTGGCACGCCGAACACGCCGACGAGTACGACTCGACGGAAGCCGCCGTCGAGGCGTTCCTCGAGGAAGCCATCGACTTCGAGGAGTTCGACCGACGCATCGAACTCGGGACGCGGTTCCTCGAGAACGTCGTCACGATGTCGGACTTCCCGGTGCCGAAAATCGAGGAGAAGGTCCGCGAGATGCGGAAAATCGGTCTCGGCATCATGGGGCTGGCGCAGTTGTACATCCAACTCGGCATCCGCTACGGGAGCGAGGAGGGCAACGAGGTCGCCCGCCAGTTGATGACCCACATCAACCACGGCTCGAAGTGGGCCTCCCACGAACTGGCCGAACAGCGCGGCGCCTTCGACGAGTGGGACAACTCCAAGTACGCCAACCCCACGGAGTACCGCGAGTGGTTCGAGAAACAGACCGGTCTCGACGCCGACGAGTGGTCCGATGGCTTCCCCATCCGCAACCACAACACGACGACCATCGCGCCGACCGGCACGACGTCGATGATCGGCAACACGACCGGCGGCTGTGAACCCATCTACAACGTCGCCTTCTACAAGAACGT contains:
- the trpD gene encoding anthranilate phosphoribosyltransferase — translated: MKEHIRRVTDGEDLSMSEARDAAATVFEEATEAQIGALLAGLRSKGETEAEIAGFAQGMRDAARRIDPDREPLVDTCGTGGDGHDTINVSTTSSFVVAGAGVPVAKHGNYSVSSSSGSADVLEEIGVTIDAEPPAVEQCIEETGMGFMLAPVFHPAMKAVIGPRKELGMRTIFNVLGPLTNPAGADAQVVGVYDEALVPVLADALSQMTVERALVVHGAGLDEIGVHGESTVAEVDGDDVTEYTVTPSDLGVGTHDLSAVGGGSPTENAADMRGILEGDVDGAKRDIILANAGAAIYISGEADSLEAGVDAARESIDSGAAAAQLDSLREFEP
- a CDS encoding phosphoribosylanthranilate isomerase; the encoded protein is MTRVKVCGTTTHEDLDAVVEAGADAVGFIVDVSVDTPREIPAKRAVELARAAPPFVTTVLVTMPESPEETVELASRVQPDVVQVHGELTPGDLAFLSAKVHGDVVKAVSPKSAPAYDTIADALLVDSLDADGAGGTGETHDWERTRGLVETLDSPVVLAGGLTPDNVAEAVETVRPFGVDVASGVESGPGRKDADAVSAFVRAAGGRP
- the trpE gene encoding anthranilate synthase component I, whose translation is MISKDEFVALAGEGPVVVRAVEKLDVTPEPLVAYAALTGRTTDADSADHAFLLESAEKVASSDPDGAFTAGHGADRHARYSFVGYDPAAVVTVDGEASVDVIDDRYEGLLDPNGGDTVAKLRESLPDVPLRNFPETERQQLQGGLVGFLAYDAVYDLWLDEVGIDRPDSRFPDAQFVLTTKTVVFDDAAGTVELVFTPVVRKGEDPGAVYDRLREEVDRVESLLADAEELTTGGYRPVAERAGPKADYEAAVRTAKEHVLDGDIYQGVISRTRELDGEIDPLGLYEALREINPSPYMYVLDYDDLTVVGASPETLVSVRGREVMSNPIAGTCARGTSPVEDRRLAGEMLADDKERAEHTMLVDLARNDVRRVGEAGSVRVEEFMNVLKYSHVQHIESTVTGTLADDCDAFDATRAAFPAGTLSGAPKIRAMEIIDDLERKPRGVYGGGVGYYSWTGDADFAIVIRTATVEDGVGEGGSARITVQAGAGIVADSDPESEFEETEKKMDGVLAALERIEASEEVPR
- the trpG gene encoding anthranilate synthase component II; translated protein: MTRVLFIDNFDSFTYNLVEYVSQHDDTEVEVLRNTASLEEVRSVDPDAIIISPGPGHPKNDRDVGVTLEVLRELSPEVPTLGVCLGLEAAVYEYGGSVGRAPEPIHGKAFPVDHDGAGVYAGLEDGFQGGRYHSLVALEVPTCFEVTATTDHDGEELVMGVRHREHPIECVQFHPESVLTAAGHDVIANFLADV
- a CDS encoding adenosylcobalamin-dependent ribonucleoside-diphosphate reductase; this translates as MSGADLSADELTLPVKRTEGDSLEERLTGNAYHNILPARYLRKDANGDPVEQQEDLFERVGKNIALAEAVFEARKRDVEVTVMPEQLKPDHPRRDELAEEVFGKGVSAGDAVETELSIYNVNKFAYETLVPELPDDIRSHVEEKADEFQEAMEMLSFMPNSPTLMNAGDELQQLSACFVDSPEDDIDDIHQTAKEAAQVFQSGGGMGYAFWRLRPYGDAVGSTGGIASGPITFMRTYDQMCETIAQGGARRGAQMGVMRVSHPDVIQFLHAKNKDVSLAETLRLNDPDDFTHNSFAEALEEARELIDDEGRVPKHLRNAVEGHLSNFNISVGITDEFMECVKNGEEFTFTNPRTGEPHVATPETKELYDMFGLGEHVEVGEVLSVPAEKLWNHIVEGAHENGEPGVIYLERVNKQHSFDVEKHPDHRILATNPCGEQPLEEYEACNLGHINLSTLADLETPDWRVWHAEHADEYDSTEAAVEAFLEEAIDFEEFDRRIELGTRFLENVVTMSDFPVPKIEEKVREMRKIGLGIMGLAQLYIQLGIRYGSEEGNEVARQLMTHINHGSKWASHELAEQRGAFDEWDNSKYANPTEYREWFEKQTGLDADEWSDGFPIRNHNTTTIAPTGTTSMIGNTTGGCEPIYNVAFYKNVSDDVQGDEMLVEFDDYFLRVLEENDIDVDAVKQEAQEQMANNAFDGVDGLSTVPDAVGELFVTTGALSAKEHAGVQVACQKGVDSAISKTVNAPNDSTVEDAKEVFEYIYEHGGKGVTYYRDGTRSKQVLTTRAKNAEFSDLNEDEAAAAIVENIEELFGGIEGFLDNEEVRAALESDVESLLDIDSGEFGEKQPRPDVLHGVTQRIDTGYGKLYVNINEDPAQERPFELFANIGNSGGFTASFTEALAKTISTALRSGVDPEEIADELQGIRSPKVAWDKGEQINSIPDAIGTAMRRYLDGDVDKAYPDQTTLDQTAQQAEEQAEREAREAPETDGGAASAASSASSAATHSTASPNDDASDTQSLIDAGESPECPECSSMTLYYSEGCKTCESCGWSEC